cataatttttctggcaactgtgcttcagtggctgcgaccaaaaaaatgactattttcagcatttatatggcatattttttctggcctctgtgcttcagtggctgcggccaaaaaaactgggcaaacaatgcctacaaggtcaacgacgttgaccttgtaggcattgtttgcccagtttttttggccgcagccactgaagcacagaggccagaaaaaatatgccatataaatgctgaaaatagtcattttttgccatacgttgactcaacgtatatggcaaaaaatgactattttcagcatttatatggcatattttttctggcaactgtgcttcagtggctgcgaccaaaaaaatgcatattttctgcatttatatggcataatttttctggcctctgtgcttcagtggctgcaaccaaaaaatttatattttcagcatttatatggcataatttttctgtcaactgtgcttcagtggctgcgaccaaaaaaatgcatgttttctgcatttatatggcataatttttctggcctctgtgcttcagtggctgcaaccaaaaaagtttatattttcagcatttatatggcataatttttctgtcaactgtgcttcagtggctgcgaccaaaaaaatgcatattttctgcatttatatggcataatttttctggcctctgtgcttcagtggctgcaaccaaaaaaatttatattttcagcatttatatggcataatttttctggcaactgtgcttcagtggctgcgtccaaaaaaactgggcaaacaatgtctacaaggtcaacgtatggcgaaaaatgactattttcagcatttatatggcatattttttctggcaactgtgcttcagtggctgcgtccaaaaaaactgggcaaacaatgcctacaaggtcaacgtatggcagttgtttaaagagaacagtagattactagccagcaaagctacctaagctaaaatgtccctcaaatccctgcagacttctgtccctccaatacagagcagtatcaagcagattactagccagcaaacttactatcatctgtccctgaaatcactaacagctctccccctacactatctcttccaagcacacacaggcagatttttcagatacatttttgcccttgatccccctctggcatgccactgtccaggtcgttgcaccctttaaacaactttaaaatcatttttctggccagaaatgtcttttctagatgttaaagttcgccttcccattgaagtctatggggttcgcgaaccgttcgcgaaccgctcgcgtttttgcgcaagttcgcgaatatgttcgcgaactttttttccgacgttcgctacatccctagttagggaccgccatatgggttttaccttgacgtggtatggtggcttatcaatcttatgatcataattttgtaactaaaaaaccccctgtctttgtaaatacatgcatctgcatagattactgatatgacaggggcccagggaatgtgcattgatcaatttttcttctttttttctatgtctgctTTTACTACATTACCCTGTTAACTGTGAACATTGCACACAGCAGCAAAACCTGTCGCTGACTTGAGTATTGCCCGCTATGAAGCTgctctttataaaaatattttgggctAAGGGTATGGAAAAGCAAAGCAAGAGAAGATAAAAGATGAAAGAggcaaataaaagagaaaaacttGAAAGCTAGAGAGTGTAATAAAGGAAAGGCAACCATGAGGCACAATCTCAAGGCTTCtaaaaatcaaacattaaaaCTCAATCAAACATTAAAACTCATTTCATACCGTGAAGGCAGGTTACAGTTTAAAATCTCTTtcctgtgttaaaggaaaactatacccccactaTGAATACTtcataaaagaatcttaccaaaactggaatatatatttaagtaaatattgcccttttacatctcttgccttgaaccaccatttcatgatgatTTATCtatgtgttgcctcagagatcacctgaccagaaatactgcagctctaactgtaacaggaagaagtgaggaagcaaaagacagaactctgttacctaatggcacatactactaaaaaagtatattatgaaaatggtttacttacatgaagcagggtttttatgcatgagctgttttattcaatatatttttatagagaccttcattaTTGGGGGGGAGGGGTATATATTTCCTTTAAGTTTTCCTGTGCTGTAGACCCGATAGTACACTCATCTCCTTGTGTCCTGTTTACAGCTAGAGAAGGAGTACGTGTGCCGAGTATGTGGTGAATTTCCAGAAGAAGAGGTGACCTGTGAGGAGCCCATATTTGTTGTTTCCTATAAGATTGGGGTGTGCCGTGTGGATCCCAAAGGGAAACCTTGCAAGACTGTCTTTCAAAGGCTAAGCTACAATGGCAAGACTAGTGTGGTGAAGTGCTTTCCTTACACCGGCCGCACTCACCAGATCCGAGTCCATTTGCAGTATCTTGGACATCCCATTGTCAATGATCCAATATACAACACGGAAGCCTGGGGACCTAACAGAGGAAAAGGGGGTGAAGTCAACAGAACAGATGATGAACTTCTCTGGGCCCTGGTAGAGGTGCATAAATCTAAACAGAGTCTGGACATCCTTGATATTTCAGAAGAGGATCTTCAGCCCATCGTGGGAAATGTTGGCTTAAAGTCCTCCACAGAACCTGTACAGAAAGAGCCTAGAGTACCAGCAGATCCCCAATTAAAAGATGAGCCACAGCAACTCACATTGACTGAAAATGTCAGTTTTGAGAAGACGGATGGCAGCGCTGCATGCAGGAGTACAGAGGAGCCAAGGCAAGACTCCAGGGATTCTCTGTGTGGAGAGTGTAAGATTGTAAGGGCAGATCCTTCACCCACAGACCTGGTTATGTACCTTCATGCCTTGCATTATAAAGGAGCAGAATTTGATTTTTCATCGGAGATGCCAGACTGGGCACAAGATGATTGGCAGGAGGACTGAAAGCACTACATGGACTAGGCTGATGTTTGTGCCAGATGGATGCTTTTATTgtcttttgattttctttttaatatagttGCTGGAAGTGACCTTTAACGTCCTCTTTTTATTTAAGTTCTTCATGTCGCTACATTAAATGAAGTTTGAATtgttaaaatgcaaaaaggaaaccaTGAAACAAAATCTGATGCTTGAATAAAGGGCTAGTGACCTAAGTCTAATATGCATTGATCCATAACAAACACTTGGGGGAAATGTACCCACGTAGTTTCAGATTTGCACCTATGACGCCATTTGCTCAGGGATTCTTAACATAAGGATCCAAAGACAAAATCAAAGTTTCTGTGCAATAGAAGAGTGTACACATCAAGCATGTAAATACTCACTGATACAGTAGGAATAGAGCTTACCGTCTAAAATAACACATGCTTTCCTTTATTTTCAGACACGTGGGTGTATAAGGACATCATACATGCAAAACATATTTGTAGTTTACCTATATACACTTGGTCAGTATGTGTGGAAGCTGATACCTGATTCCACAGGAAACCTCAATTGTCAATTCACAGATACAAACCACCTCCCAATCCCCATTAAGGCTCACAGTGTCATGGAACCTCTCCCTcaccttgttaaagggatactgtcatgggtaaaaaaaaaatttcaaaatgaatcagttaatagtgctgctccagcagaattctgcactgaaatcaatttctcaaaagagaaaacagatttttttatattcaattttgaaatctgacatggggctagacatattgtcaatttctcagctgccccaagtcatgtgacttgtgctctgataaacttcaatcactcttttctgctgtactgcaagttggagtgatatcaaccccctccctttccctcccctgcagccaaacaaaagaacaatgggaaggtaaccagataacagctccctaacacaagataacagctgcctggtagatctaagaacagaactcaatagtaaaaacctatgtcccactgagacacattcagttacattgagaaggaaaaatagcagcctgccagaaagcatttctctcctaaagtgcaggcacaagtcacatgaccggggcagctgggaaattgacaaaatgtctagctccatgtcagatttcaaaatttgaatataaaaaaatctgtttgctcttttgagaaatggatttcagtgcagaagtctgctggagtagcactattaactggtgcattttgaaaaaaacatgttttccgatgacaggatccctttaaactgtgaagtgatggattttggACCTTTTAAGTCCCTTCACTTTTCTCTGGAAACCACAGCaacttcaaatcccagaatccatcacttaacAACTACGCATGGATGGCCAAATCACAGCCACTTCTTTTGTTTTATATCTCTCTATgatttgcctttaaagggatactgtcatgggaaaacatgtttttttcaaaacgcatcagttaatagtgctgcttcagtagaattctgcactgaaatccatttttcaaaagagcaaacagattttttttatattcaattttgaaatctgacatgaggctagacatattgtcagtttcccagctgcccccagtcatgtgacttgtgctctgataaacttcagtcacgctttactctttattgctgtactgcaagttggagtgatatcacccccccccccagcagcctaacaacagctcaatggaaaggtaaccagatagcagctccctaaaggtggccatacacggagagatccgcttgtttggcgatgtcgccaaacgagcggatctctctccgatatgcccaccttgaggaacgggctgatccgattgtgggccctagggcccaacgatcggatcctaacgaatgggaacaggCAGtctgatcgcgggaccgcatcaacgaacagatgcggccgcgatccgatgggattttttgtcccatccgatcgagatctggccaatcTCGAtcgggaagcccgtcaggggggccccatatacgggccaataagctgctgacttagtttgtcggcagcttttatccgcccgtgtatggccaccttaacacaagatagctccctggtagatctaagaacaacactcaatagtaaaagccaagtcccactgagactgattcagttacattaagtaggagaaataacagcctgccagaaagtagttccatcctaaagtgcttgcacaagtcacatcatgttcattttagccggcgcagagtgagggaaggcgtttgtggagattggttgccgcaaaatcAAGGCGATTAGTGGcgaggcgaccaaatctccccaaaacacccagtgttgcctgaccctaaaggaacaataacctcgaaaaattaaagtgtttaaagtaatacaaatataatgcagtgttgccctgcactggtaaaactgctgtgtttgcttcagaaacactactattgtttatataaataagctgctgtttatccatgggggcagtcattcaaaggagaaaaggctcaggttacacagcagataacagataagttctgtacaacataatggtgtgatctgttatccactatttaacctgtgccacatagtctttttttcaatttcccctattgctacacagcaattttttggtgttactgttcctttaacggccGTAAccatgcaggggagtgcaggtctggactgggattcattAAAGGCTCTGGCATTTtgagtacacagaggctcaaacagtccaataaatagtgactggcatcttacagcagcccctctggcatttgtaagaatccacagattgctagtACGGGCCTGGGGGATTGTCCACAGCATCCACAGTGTGTGAGTCTGAGTCTGCTGGGCCCATAAAGGTCAGGCTCTTCACCAATGTAATGTGCATGCTCATgactttgatttatttttattgttttttcaaagtTGAAGGGGGGGAGGGGTGTAGTCCCACCTGGGGGTTCCCTATTATTACTGTTAAAAATAACAGTAGTCAGAGGATGTCCCTTACGTGCACCACATTTGCACAATTGATATATTTTAGTCCTCAAAAACAGTCAATCCTTCAGCATCAATCCATCACTGCCAAATGTTATCAAACTTGTCTGGGCAGCCCCTGGCAAGATATGTGAGCTTGGTCATGGGGAGGGTGGTGTTTACCATTCAGTGACGGTGCTCTGGGCCCCCTCCACCTCAGGATGATACACTTTTTGGTGTAGTATAATAGGGCCCTGGTGAGGAGGCTCAGATATTTGCAACATTGAGGGGATAGTAGAGGAGGGAGGACTAGGTGTGCTGAAAGGTGTGCTGTGACTGTTCTCCAGAATTGTTTAATCTGGGGGCATTGCCAGGTCATGTGCAAAAAGTCTGCCAGTTCAGCCTGACACCTGCGACAGTTACTATTATTCCTTCTACCAAATCCGTGCAGTTTTTTGTAGGTGTCAGGTAGATTTGGTGTATAAACTTGTATTGTATCAGTCTGTCACGGGAGGATATTAGAAACTGATACTATTGGTCCTCCTTTTGCACACCCAGTGTATCACGCCACTTGAGTTAGGTGCGGTGCAATGAAGCTGTGGGGGCTCAGACCAGCAACCAGTAGATTTGGGATACAAGTTTCACGGGTGTTTCAGAGCTTAGTAGTCTTAGTAGTggataaaagagcaaaaaaaggacCGCAAacagctcaccgctctcccctcaggacaggtgctcagtcaaacagtgtccccactgtacacTCAACAAAaatcgaaaggcagacggcacttctgaaaatggggtttattggagttcctgctggaaagacctaacgcgtttcgggagttatcccttagtcataggtctatgactaagggataactcccgaaacgcgttaggtctttccagcaggaactccaataaaccccattttcagaagtgccgtctgcctttcgattTTTGTTTAGTAGTGGATAGTCCTCGAACACTAGTGAGAGGGTGCGGAATTGTTCAGTGAAAGccccacatgaccaggggcagctgggaaattgacaaaatgtctagccccatgtcagatttcaaaattgaatataaaaaaatctgtttgatcttttgagaaatgtatttcagttcagaattctgctggagcagcactattaactgatatattttggaaagaaaacatgttttccaatgacaggatccttttaatgataaatagggCCCTGAGCGCTGGGCCAGTCCAAGCCCAGTAACGGGCACAGAGTGTGGGTATGTGGAGCAGAGATCTCTAaacaatattacaaatatatatgacAGAACAACCTGTCAGGGTAGGATCACTAGGATGTGTCCTAAGGGTTGCCTATGATTTTAATGTGTGTTCAAGGAAAGttcctgtataaataaatagcagcCACAATCTGGCTCTCCTTGAACACACATTTTACCCTTTTGAATAGACAccagaaaaatgcagcacttgCATTCTACCTTGTTTGTTTACAATTAGTACAGCTAGGAaaattccaccaaaaaaaattcaaatattacacctcacgacgaggatgggattcgaacccacgcgtgcagagcacaatggattagcagtccatcgccttaaccactcggccacctcGTCAGGGACACGAAATAAAAACACCGAGCTGTTCTAAATACCTTCTACTGTACAGTGTTCTAAACCAATTCACAACATGCTTATAGGATATCCCGGCCCCCTATTTGTCCCTCATCAGTCCATAAGCGCCTACACGTTGCGCCAAAACAGATTATTTCCCTAAAATATAAAGGTTTTTTATCTCCCGAGCCGGATCTAGATATGACGCCACAGTCAGCAGGGCTATTCGTTCGCCTATGACGGAGAAGAGGCGGGATTACGAGTTTAGCCAATCAGCGCGCATTATCCAGAGCAACACAGAAGACGCTTCTGGCGGCGGTAAATTTAAAATCATGGGTGTCGGTTCTAGTGATTAATCGTCCCCTGAACGGAGACTGGACCCTGGAAGTAGCGAGCGCGGGGAGGATCTGTGAGGTGAGGGAGGTTTGGGGCGACGGGTGCCTAGAGAAATCCTGCAGCCGGTGGAATAGCAACGCCTGAGAAGGCGCCCCCCCTGTGTAATAACAAGCAGAAGAGCGGCACGTACACTCCCAGCCGTCACAAGAGCGGCCCATTGGAACTTTAGGGGGGTGCAATACATATGCCCTGATGGAATTATAGTTGACATCTTTACCAGGCAATTTGCCCTGCACATTCCGAATAAAAACCTGTGTCCATTCTGTTATATCATCCAAGGGACGTACATGGATAGGAAATGGCAAAAACCTAATGGGTCAaaccacaaatatgtacctgcaTACAGTAAGTGGGATCAGCAGATTATTGGGGGGTGCTTCCATTTTAAGTCCCTGGTATTCTTTGGCATATTATTATATCTGCTTCTGTAACATTCCCATTTAACTGCACTTTGGCTAAAGAATGTTGCCTACTTATAAATCAGCATATCCACAATATGTAGTATATTCATAATATTACAGACCTATTAAAATGCCAACAGTGTGGAAGCCTAGATAGAAAGAGCTCTATCActattattactatagagaagcAAGTGAATTATACCAGAATTAATCCCGTCCGGCAAATAAGTGTTGTTGTTTGACCAGTCGTGAGTTGGTTCAATTGTCCATCAGCTGGTAGGCCAAACTGAAGACTCCGGAATCCCCAAATATATGCCCTGCCCTTGGTCtaggccaggggtgcccaaaaggtttATCagtatctaccagtagacctttagctggtgatcagtagatctcaagacactgtcaacaaacagcttgtctaaatcaccctcctgtttcatgcttttcattcacatatttattatttattaatattattaaggttacataagaaatagttgtttgttaaatatggcAATATGCATTTTCTCATTAATCagcatttaagtaatattttctatggaacagaatactaacaatgcttttatggatgtagatcataatgagacaacatcactaaaagtagatctcacATTGGTaaatatgggcactcctggtctagGCATTGACCTCCCAGGTTGACTTGGTACCATAGTCCTATGGTGATTAAATAGTGAGGGCACCAGACTGGTTGTTTCCATTGCATTCTTTCTCTATGTATTTAAGATGTAGAAATAAAAGGTTCCTGATTCgaaaataatatgttaaaggataagtgaaccttAAAACAAGCTTAATGCAAAATTACTCCACTTGCTTATCtcagtttacatttatttttttcagttccaGAGCTGTAAGATTGTTTATGCTCACTTTCCAACACTTTCTTTCCCCcagatttttttagtttaaaggagaaggaaagtcatcttgcaattagggatgccaaatgttaggcacccctaagtgaatgtatttacttatctgaaactccgagtcagtgctcctatcagcagaaaactgcaccggcctggggttatactagtgagcaccacggagagatcctcttctggcttcttctttcttaaaatttccccGTGGGGGAGATGCATgagcagttgaacgaaatagccaactttttagttaaagtttggcttttcgttctactgcgcgtGTGCAGCCACACGAAGGAAGACGGAAGATGATCGATCTgtagtgctcactggtataaccccgggctgctgctgttttctgctgataggagcccagggtttcaggtaattaaatacagtcacttgggggtgcctaacatttggcaccccaagtgcaggaagactttccttctcctttaagtcaccagaaataaatacccttttcaattattttctgtttgtgatcAAATTGAAGTTTATAGATTCTTTTTTCacattcttatgtctttctgaagcagctcttggGTCACTGACTGTAAACTGTATCAAAATTTGATACATAAATTGATATAAGTTGgtctcttatctttgtccctgctgaacctaatctctgagtttcattacaggcagctgttagaatcgatacaatagttactaatactccagagatgctgctcagatatgtatcaactaaatgttgcaaaattgtaaccgttcagaatctgcacctaaattactgagccGCCAGACTGGAATACCAGAAACcggaactttaaacttaaattttgggggaaaatggTCAAAGCCatagaaaaaagtctttacttctggtgaacaatctgaaaacaagtgaactgaattaagtgtttggaaggtgaacaaccccaactgcCACTATaatgaatttataaaaaattgcGATCAGTGGGAACCAGCATGGGTGATTTTCGGTTTTTGTGTTGTCATCTaaaatcacaactaaaaaaaatactgtgtggCTTTTACA
The sequence above is a segment of the Xenopus laevis strain J_2021 chromosome 8L, Xenopus_laevis_v10.1, whole genome shotgun sequence genome. Coding sequences within it:
- the LOC121397169 gene encoding RNA pseudouridylate synthase domain-containing protein 2-like isoform X3 — protein: MIRAQSARRLVTLDCRSLAALMSEGSLKRKEPNGEPEEGTRKRRHKKHKGAGDGDRFVPPPVKRKVGVSFGDEHFRETESYLENGLRKVRPYYFDFETYCKGRWVGKSLLEVFAKEFRAEPLEYYEQAAQAGRLRLNEVLVRDLNVVLKNNDFLRNTVHRHEPPVTAQLLRILAENDEMVVVDKPPSLPVHPCGRFRHNTVIFILGKEYNLKELHTIHRLDRMTSGVLMFAKTLDVSKKIDEQVRQRQLEKEYVCRVCGEFPEEEVTCEEPIFVVSYKIGVCRVDPKGKPCKTVFQRLSYNGKTSVVKCFPYTGRTHQIRVHLQYLGHPIVNDPIYNTEAWGPNRGKGGEVNRTDDELLWALVEVHKSKQSLDILDISEEDLQPIVGNVGLKSSTEPVQKEPRVPADPQLKDEPQQLTLTENVSFEKTDGSAACRSTEEPRQDSRDSLCGECKIVRADPSPTDLVMYLHALHYKGAEFDFSSEMPDWAQDDWQED